The genomic window GTGGTCGATCCCTTGAGGAAAATCTTAACCGTAAATCCTTGACGAGAGGTTGTCGCGGAACTGGCTTCTGCTCACCGCACGTTCGAAAACAAAAATGCCCGCGCAAGAGCGCGGGCATTTGTTCGGAAGAGGGTGGGGGAGATCAGTTGCGCACGGTGATGCAGGAGATCTCGGCGCGCTTCAGGGTACGGCAGACGGCTTCGGCCTGGTCGCGCTCGAGCCCGGCGAAGCGGGCACGGTAGAGCTTGCGATTGTCCTTCGCGACGACCGGTTCGGTGAACGGATCGGCCTTGCTGAGCAGGCCGCGGGCCGAACTGCGGGCGGCGTCGATGCGGTGCTGGGCTTCGGTCTCGCTCTCGAGCGCGCCGACCTGGACGATCCAGCCGCTGTGGGTGACGGCCGGCTTGGTCGTGGCGCTCATCTGGATCGGCTGCGGCGCCGGATCGGCGGAAGCAAGCTTCGGAGTGGCCGGGGTAGGCGCGGCGGCGCTTGCGGCCGGCAGCACCCCGAGGATGCCGTTGCCGGTGCCAAAGCCCGCCGGCTGCCGCGGCAGCTCGGTGCGGGCGATCTCGGCCTTCGGCGCCTCCGGTTGGGTCGCGACCTCGGGCTTGTTGATGAGATCGGCCCGGGCGACGACGGCGCCGGAGGTCTCCGCGACGTCGGACCGGGACGGAATGGTGTTCGTGACTGGCGGCGATACCTGGGCCGGGGCGGCGGAGGCGACCTTCACGGCGCCGGCCTTGACCTGCACCGTCTTGACCCGCACCGGCTTCATCGGCTCGGATGAGCCGGGGATGATGGACAGCGGCTGGCTCGAGATCACGCCGTTGGTGAGCGGCGCCGGCTCGATCTTGGATTCAGTCGGCCTGGCTTCGGGCTTCGGCTGAGACGGCGGCATCGCGGCAGTTGCAGCGGCCAGCGTCGACAGACGCGCGGCAAGGCGGGACGGGGCGGCCTCGGGAGCAGGGGCGGCCGCGGCCTGAACCTGCGCCACGGGGCGTGCCGGGGTATCGGATGCGTCGGCGACGTCGGCATTGGCGTCGGCGCCGTTGCGCTCGGTGACGGCAACGACGGTATGGGTGGTCGCGCCCTTCTCGAGATTCTCCGCGAGCAGGTTGCGCATGATGGCATCGCGCGAGCCGCCGCTGCGGCCGCCGAGCACAACGCCGATCAGGTGGCGATTGCCGCGGCGCATCGAGCTGACGAGGTTGAAGCCGGAGGCGCGGGTGTAGCCGGTCTTGATGCCGTCCACGCCCTCGACATTGCCGAGCAGGTGATTGTGGTTCCGGATCGACTGTCCACGCCAGTTGAACGAGGCGGTCGCGAAGTAGCGGTAGTAGCGCGGGAAGCGCTCCTGGATGGCGCGGCCGAGCGTGGCCTGGTCGCGTGCCGTCGTTACCTGCTCGTCGTTCGGCAGGCCCGAGGCGTTGCGGTAGACCGTCTTGGACATGCCGAGCGAGCGTGCCTTGCGCGTCATCATCTGCGCGAAATCGTCCTCGTCGCCGCCGATCGCTTCCGCGATCACCACGGCGGCGTCATTGGCGGAGCGCGTCACGAGGCCCTTGATCGCGTCCTCGACGCGGATGGTCTGGCCAGGGCGGAGGTTGAGCTTGGTCGGATCCTGGTCGGCGGCATGCTGAGACACCGGCATCTCGGTGTCGAGCTTCAGCTTGCCGGACTCGAGGCGCTCGAACAGCAAATAGAGCGTCATGATCTTGGTGAGCGAGGCGGGGTGGCGCAGTCCGTCGGGGCTGGTCGACTGCAGCACCGCGCCGGAATTGCCGTCGACGATGATGGACGCGAATTTCGGGCTGGAGCTCTCGGACACATCGCGCTGCACCCGGTGGTGCGCGTAATGGCGCCGGTGGCGCCGCGCTTCGGCAGCATCGGTGGTGAAGATGACTGCGGTGGTGACCGTAAGCAGCCCGAAAACGCCAACCCGCGCCAAGCGCGAGGAAGACAAGTTGTTACGAAGCATGGAACCCCGTCCCCGTTTCTGACTTGATCACCGGCTCGTGAGGCGAAATTGTGCCCAATGGACCCGAGATCATTACCTGCTCAGGCTGTCCCTCCGCTGGTGTTCGCCGCGGGAAACGTTGGGCCTGAGCCGCTGTTCTGGCTAAGGTGATGTTCTCAAACGGCTTTTGACCGCTTGCGGAAGTGAACACGTCCAGGGAATCAGGGTAGGGGGCCGCGGTTTCCAAAAGCTTAAGGAACCCTTGCGGGAAACCCCGGGAATCTCAGCGATTTGGATCTAGTTTTGTGCGTCGCACAAGATTCTTGACTTTTTTGTGCGTTGCACTAATTGTGGGCAGAGTCAGGGAGCCGGGGCTTCCCGACGAGAGCCAGGGAAAAAGGATTCCGACATGTTCAAGGTTGAAGACTTTCAGAACTACGGGAAAGAGCAGTTCGAGCAGTGCGTCGCCTCCGCGACGTCGGTGCAGCACGGCCTCCAGGCGATCGCGAGCGCTTATGGCGACTACACCAAGAAGTCGTTCGAAGACACCAAGTCCTTCGTCGAGAAGCTCTCCGGCGTGAAGTCGCTGGACAAGGCCATGGAAGCGCAAACCGATTTCGCCCGTTCCGCCTACGAGACCTTCGTTGCTGAATCGCAGAAGATCGCCGGCCTCTACAGCGACCTCGCCAAGCAGGCGTTCAAGCCGGTCGAGACCATCGTGTCGAAGTTCACCCCGGCTGCGAACTAACGCTTTCTGGAAGTCCTGGAATGAAAAAAGCCCGGCATCAGCCGGGCTTTTTGTTTGCGCGAGATGAATTCGTCAGAGTGCCGCATCGATCGTGACGCTTGCCGACCTGCCGTTGTCGCAAAGCTGGAGACGTCGAACGCGACACGGCCCGATCTCGCGCCACGCACTCGAGCCCTTGGTAAATTGGACCGTAGAAAACCGGAGATGTGCCGTGCGCGAAACGTCGCGGCCGCATGGGACGGTCGGGTTCCTGGTCAACACGTTCCAAATGGGCGCCACGGAAAATTTTGTCAAACCGGTCCGGATTGACTAACCTTGGTGAGGATCACCGGGCCGGGAATCGGGACCGCCGCGGCAGCATCGGCTGGACCGTTGCATGCTTGCGGCGAGCCGGGGGCAGGGCCATATTGCTATCGACCGATCCGGTTTGGACCGGATCGGTCGGAGGCGGCGATTCAGAAAGGCGGCGCGCCTGTGCGAGGCTCCGAAGTGCTGAGCTGCGCCGCAGACCGTCATTCGCTTCCGTGGGGAATTTGAACGCCTGTGCCATGCCGCAACTGACTTCCAGACTCGACCTGTCCGCGGTCACCGCCGCCTACGCTCCCCGGATGAGCAACGATGAGAACCGTTCGGGCGGCCCTTCCGGGCCGAACACCTCGGTCATCACCAAGGTCAAGCCCAAGACCAAACGGCCGAACCTGTATCGTGTGCTGATCCTGAACGACGACTACACGCCGATGGAATTCGTCGTTCACGTGCTGGAGAAGTTCTTCCAGAAGGACGTCGAGGCGGCGACCAAGATCATGCTGCACGTCCATCATCACGGCATCGGGGAGTGCGGCGTGTTCACCTACGAGATCGCGGAGACCAAGGTGACACAGGTGATGGATTTCGCCCGCAAGCACCAGCATCCGCTGCAATGCGTGATGGAAAAGAAGTAAGACGCCTTACGGCGCGTTGAAGCCGGCTCCCTTGGTAGTGGCGGTGTGATCGTCGCCTGAGGTCTGCGCGCGACATCCCTTGCAGCCGGCAGCAACGGAATTTTGTGCCGGCGCCGATCCCGCCCAAATCGGAACGGGTTTTGCATCGAGAATACCGTAATCGAGAATACCGGAGGTGCGCAGCCGCCAGAGTCGCGGAACCGGTCTTTTGCCGCGATCTTGTATAACTATATGTGACAAAGGTTGTTGTTGCCTGACCGGGCGATGACGATCATGATGGTGGGGGCCATAGAGGACGCGAATGCCGACTTTTTCCCAAAGCCTTGAACAATCCCTGCATCGTGCGCTGGCGATCGCAAACGAGCGTCATCACCAATACGCGACGCTCGAGCATCTTTTGCTCTCTTTGATCGACGACTCCGATGCAGCCGCCGTCATGCGCGCCTGTAGTGTCGATCTCGACAAGCTCCGCACGAGCCTCGTCAACTATCTTGAAACCGAATTCGAGAATCTGGTGACGGATGGCGCCGACGACGCCAAGCCGACCGCCGGTTTCCAGCGCGTGATCCAGCGCGCGGTGATCCACGTGCAATCGTCCGGTCGCGAAGAGGTGACCGGCGCCAACGTGCTGATCGCGATCTTCGCCGAGCGCGAGAGCCATGCCGCGTATTTCCTGCAGGAGCAGGACATGACGCGCTATGACGCGGTCAACTATATCAGCCACGGCATCGCCAAACGACCGGGCGTCTCCGAGGCGCGGCCCGTGCGCGGCGTCGACGAGGAGACGGAGACCAAGGGCAACGAGGACGCCAAGAAGAAGGGCGAGGCGCTCGAGACCTATTGCGTCAACCTCAACAAGAAGGCGCGCGACGGCAAGATCGATCCGGTGATCGGACGCAACTCCGAGATCAACCGCGCGATCCAGGTGCTGTGCCGCCGGCAGAAGAACAACCCGCTGTTCGTGGGCGAAGCCGGCGTCGGCAAGACCGCGATCGCGGAGGGTCTCGCCAAGCGCATCGTCGATAGCGAGGTGCCGGAGGTGCTGGCGGCTGCGACGGTGTTCTCGCTCGACATGGGTACGCTGCTTGCCGGCACGCGCTATCGTGGCGACTTCGAAGAGCGTCTGAAGCAGGTGCTGAAGGAGCTCGAGGCGCATCCCAACGCCATCCTGTTCATCGACGAGATCCACACTGTGATCGGTGCGGGCGCGACGTCGGGTGGGGCGATGGACGCCTCGAACCTGCTCAAGCCGGCGCTGGCCTCAGGCACGATCCGCTGCATGGGCTCGACGACCTACAAGGAATATCGTCAGCACTTCGAGAAGGACCGCGCGCTGGTGCGGCGCTTCCAGAAGATCGACATCAATGAGCCGACGGTCGAGGACGCCATCGCGATCCTCAAGGGTCTCAAGCCGTATTTCGAGGACTACCACCGGCTGAAATATACCAACGAGGCGATCGAGGCCGCCGTCCAGCTCTCCTCGCGCTACATCCACGACCGCAAACTGCCGGACAAGGCGATCGACGTGATCGACGAGTCAGGTGCGGCGCAGATGCTGGTCTCCGAGAACAAGCGCAAGAAGACCATCGGCATCAAGGAGATCGAGACCACGATCGCCTCGATGGCGCGGATTCCGCCGAAGAGCGTGTCGAAGGACGATGCCGAGGTGCTCAAGCATCTCGAGCAGACCCTGAAGCGCACCGTGTTCGGCCAGGACAAGGCGATCGAGTCGCTCGCCGCCTCGATCAAGCTGGCACGCGCGGGCCTGCGCGAGCCGGAGAAGCCGATCGGCTGCTACCTGTTCTCCGGACCCACCGGCGTCGGCAAGACCGAGGTCGCCAAGCAACTCGCGGCCGCGCTGGGCGTCGAGCTCCTGCGCTTCGACATGTCCGAATATATGGAGCGGCACACCGTGTCGCGCCTGATCGGCGCGCCTCCCGGCTATGTCGGCTTCGACCAGGGCGGCCTGCTCACCGATGGCGTCGACCAGCATCCGCATTGCGTGGTACTGCTCGACGAAATCGAGAAGGCGCATCCAGACCTCTACAACGTGTTGCTCCAGATCATGGATCACGGCCGGCTCACCGACCACAACGGCAAGCAGGTTAACTTCCGCAACGTGATCCTGATCATGACCACCAATGCGGGCGCAGCGGATCTCGCCAAGCAGGCGTTCGGGTTCACCCGCTCCAAGCGCGAAGGCGACGACCACGAGGCGATCAACCGGCAGTTCGCGCCGGAATTCCGCAATCGCCTCGATGCCATCGTCTCGTTCGGCCATCTCAGCGTCGAGGTGATTGGCACGGTCGTGGAGAAGTTCGTGC from Bradyrhizobium zhanjiangense includes these protein-coding regions:
- a CDS encoding D-alanyl-D-alanine carboxypeptidase; this translates as MLRNNLSSSRLARVGVFGLLTVTTAVIFTTDAAEARRHRRHYAHHRVQRDVSESSSPKFASIIVDGNSGAVLQSTSPDGLRHPASLTKIMTLYLLFERLESGKLKLDTEMPVSQHAADQDPTKLNLRPGQTIRVEDAIKGLVTRSANDAAVVIAEAIGGDEDDFAQMMTRKARSLGMSKTVYRNASGLPNDEQVTTARDQATLGRAIQERFPRYYRYFATASFNWRGQSIRNHNHLLGNVEGVDGIKTGYTRASGFNLVSSMRRGNRHLIGVVLGGRSGGSRDAIMRNLLAENLEKGATTHTVVAVTERNGADANADVADASDTPARPVAQVQAAAAPAPEAAPSRLAARLSTLAAATAAMPPSQPKPEARPTESKIEPAPLTNGVISSQPLSIIPGSSEPMKPVRVKTVQVKAGAVKVASAAPAQVSPPVTNTIPSRSDVAETSGAVVARADLINKPEVATQPEAPKAEIARTELPRQPAGFGTGNGILGVLPAASAAAPTPATPKLASADPAPQPIQMSATTKPAVTHSGWIVQVGALESETEAQHRIDAARSSARGLLSKADPFTEPVVAKDNRKLYRARFAGLERDQAEAVCRTLKRAEISCITVRN
- a CDS encoding phasin family protein, whose protein sequence is MFKVEDFQNYGKEQFEQCVASATSVQHGLQAIASAYGDYTKKSFEDTKSFVEKLSGVKSLDKAMEAQTDFARSAYETFVAESQKIAGLYSDLAKQAFKPVETIVSKFTPAAN
- the clpS gene encoding ATP-dependent Clp protease adapter ClpS, giving the protein MSNDENRSGGPSGPNTSVITKVKPKTKRPNLYRVLILNDDYTPMEFVVHVLEKFFQKDVEAATKIMLHVHHHGIGECGVFTYEIAETKVTQVMDFARKHQHPLQCVMEKK
- the clpA gene encoding ATP-dependent Clp protease ATP-binding subunit ClpA, encoding MPTFSQSLEQSLHRALAIANERHHQYATLEHLLLSLIDDSDAAAVMRACSVDLDKLRTSLVNYLETEFENLVTDGADDAKPTAGFQRVIQRAVIHVQSSGREEVTGANVLIAIFAERESHAAYFLQEQDMTRYDAVNYISHGIAKRPGVSEARPVRGVDEETETKGNEDAKKKGEALETYCVNLNKKARDGKIDPVIGRNSEINRAIQVLCRRQKNNPLFVGEAGVGKTAIAEGLAKRIVDSEVPEVLAAATVFSLDMGTLLAGTRYRGDFEERLKQVLKELEAHPNAILFIDEIHTVIGAGATSGGAMDASNLLKPALASGTIRCMGSTTYKEYRQHFEKDRALVRRFQKIDINEPTVEDAIAILKGLKPYFEDYHRLKYTNEAIEAAVQLSSRYIHDRKLPDKAIDVIDESGAAQMLVSENKRKKTIGIKEIETTIASMARIPPKSVSKDDAEVLKHLEQTLKRTVFGQDKAIESLAASIKLARAGLREPEKPIGCYLFSGPTGVGKTEVAKQLAAALGVELLRFDMSEYMERHTVSRLIGAPPGYVGFDQGGLLTDGVDQHPHCVVLLDEIEKAHPDLYNVLLQIMDHGRLTDHNGKQVNFRNVILIMTTNAGAADLAKQAFGFTRSKREGDDHEAINRQFAPEFRNRLDAIVSFGHLSVEVIGTVVEKFVLQLEAQLGDRDVTIELSEEAKAWLIQHGYDEQMGARPMARVIQEHIKKPLADEVLFGKLKGGGHVRVVLVKDEADETKEKIGFEFVEGPVTPKQEKLPGARKRPPGKSKPGGPGGSKGPTSKGPLVKV